In the genome of Chryseobacterium arthrosphaerae, one region contains:
- a CDS encoding Mrp/NBP35 family ATP-binding protein: MLTKEKVQEFLKEIEVDDLVNNLQIMGNDVYIDMTAHSPAMHEKKKLEAAMKQAFASEFGEDIHLKLKIVSPEPSEIQQSQIKGKQIPGIQNIIAIASGKGGVGKSTVSANMAVTLAKMGFKVGLLDADIYGPSVPTMFDTEGQKPISVEVNGKNLMKPIENYGVKMLSIGYFSGANQAVVWRGPMASKALNQMIRDAAWGELDFLLIDLPPGTGDIHLSIIQEVPVTGAVIVSTPQHVALADVRKGIAMFQMESINIPVLGLIENMAYFTPEELPDNKYYIFGNQGAQYLAEDLGIPVLGEIPLIQSIREAGDVGRPAALQEDSKIAEIYTETARKMVESLVERNKNLPPTEAVKISTMAGCSPKAKK, from the coding sequence ATGTTGACGAAAGAAAAGGTTCAGGAATTCCTTAAAGAAATAGAAGTAGACGATTTAGTAAACAATCTTCAGATCATGGGTAATGACGTATATATTGATATGACCGCTCATTCACCTGCAATGCACGAAAAGAAAAAACTGGAAGCTGCCATGAAGCAGGCTTTTGCCAGTGAATTTGGAGAAGATATTCATCTGAAACTTAAGATTGTTTCTCCGGAACCTAGTGAAATTCAGCAAAGTCAGATCAAAGGAAAACAAATTCCGGGTATTCAGAATATTATCGCTATTGCTTCCGGTAAAGGAGGAGTAGGGAAGTCTACCGTTTCTGCAAATATGGCGGTAACGTTAGCTAAAATGGGCTTTAAAGTAGGATTGTTAGACGCTGATATCTACGGACCGTCAGTACCTACAATGTTTGATACTGAAGGTCAGAAACCGATTTCTGTAGAAGTGAACGGTAAAAACCTGATGAAACCTATTGAAAATTATGGAGTAAAAATGCTTTCGATAGGATATTTCTCAGGCGCTAACCAGGCAGTGGTGTGGAGAGGGCCAATGGCTTCCAAAGCACTGAACCAGATGATCAGAGATGCTGCATGGGGCGAACTTGATTTCTTATTGATTGACCTTCCTCCGGGTACAGGTGACATCCACTTATCCATCATTCAGGAAGTTCCGGTAACAGGTGCAGTGATCGTAAGTACCCCTCAGCACGTAGCTTTGGCAGACGTAAGAAAAGGGATTGCTATGTTCCAGATGGAAAGCATCAACATTCCGGTTCTTGGATTGATTGAAAATATGGCGTATTTTACTCCGGAAGAACTTCCTGACAATAAATATTATATCTTTGGAAACCAGGGAGCACAATATCTGGCAGAAGATCTGGGAATTCCTGTATTGGGAGAAATTCCACTGATCCAAAGCATCAGAGAAGCAGGAGACGTTGGAAGACCGGCAGCGTTACAGGAAGATTCTAAAATTGCAGAAATCTATACTGAAACAGCAAGAAAAATGGTTGAAAGCTTAGTGGAAAGAAATAAAAACCTGCCTCCTACTGAAGCGGTGAAGATCTCAACGATGGCAGGATGCTCTCCAAAAGCAAAAAAATAA
- a CDS encoding metallophosphoesterase yields MKSIFFYLLLLVAVTFIIFYLKDYLYASRKVKIFKDSRGNYPYYFTPRRPVKWFDFTGLINSFKMVALSSDILSIIDKREVQTALGKDSGDELTDHDADESEKEFWFDFIADTGDGFDATTTVFFHLTRDTYTYSFKNEFDRDAGSEVEIRLKKGAALVVGGDLVYPVGSENSYRDRFKGPLRFVAPDRREPGPVLLATPGNHDWYDGLSAFFRLMCQKSKIGNYRTVQNRSYFAYSLRKNVHLLGVDNQLLGDIDIPQMAFFTEYVVKISRMNARNHIIMLIAEPYWYHYDIKDRYQRRQRMDSLEYIIKALKVAVKNLEVDNVKSEIIFDVVLTGDIHHYSHYKLDESFEGYDQEIKHYITSGGGGAFGHITDFLKDEITLPILQNSKTTELKYQLNGIYPSKEKSCRKTLWNLIFFIINYEFTFLLLVVSLIVTYTYAYSDSIFKWLILLLIPGLFVFIITKVTNAEVSAKEKWTSLIFRGLLFLSSFALQILILVHEFTFLSDDHFPFKGLDTVKNFLKIQGSDYFISQWIISAILQSVLFGWYIFSGYHLFKFYVTEVSSAKVNTGNKNFLKFKITDSEIVIYVVRIKKTYQWMKLLKKKRIDDLQKEMLGKDPKKFIREHFKTDPDKNVKIIDKITIPL; encoded by the coding sequence ATGAAATCAATATTTTTTTACCTTTTACTGTTGGTGGCCGTTACTTTTATTATCTTTTACCTTAAGGATTATCTGTATGCTTCCAGAAAAGTAAAGATCTTCAAAGACAGCAGGGGAAATTATCCTTATTACTTTACTCCCAGAAGACCTGTGAAATGGTTTGATTTTACCGGGCTTATCAATAGTTTTAAAATGGTTGCGCTTTCTTCGGATATACTTTCCATCATTGATAAAAGAGAGGTGCAGACTGCTTTGGGAAAAGATTCCGGAGATGAATTGACGGATCATGATGCGGATGAATCAGAAAAGGAATTCTGGTTTGATTTCATTGCTGATACCGGAGATGGCTTTGATGCTACCACCACGGTTTTTTTCCATTTGACAAGAGATACGTATACCTATTCGTTTAAAAATGAATTTGACCGCGATGCCGGTTCAGAAGTTGAAATCAGGCTGAAGAAAGGAGCAGCCCTGGTGGTGGGCGGAGATCTGGTCTATCCTGTAGGCTCTGAAAATAGTTACAGAGACCGGTTCAAAGGGCCTTTACGATTTGTAGCTCCGGACAGAAGAGAACCGGGGCCTGTTCTTCTTGCAACACCGGGAAATCATGATTGGTATGACGGTTTAAGCGCTTTCTTCAGGCTGATGTGCCAGAAAAGTAAAATCGGGAATTACCGTACGGTTCAGAACAGAAGCTATTTTGCTTACTCATTAAGGAAAAATGTCCATCTTTTAGGGGTAGATAATCAGCTGCTCGGTGATATTGATATTCCTCAGATGGCTTTTTTTACTGAATATGTGGTAAAAATATCCAGAATGAATGCCAGGAACCATATCATTATGCTTATTGCAGAACCCTACTGGTATCATTATGACATCAAAGACAGATATCAGAGAAGGCAAAGGATGGACAGCCTGGAATATATTATCAAAGCCCTGAAAGTAGCGGTTAAAAACCTGGAAGTGGACAACGTGAAGTCGGAAATTATTTTTGATGTGGTACTTACTGGAGATATTCATCACTATTCACATTACAAACTGGACGAAAGCTTCGAAGGCTATGATCAGGAGATCAAACATTATATTACATCTGGCGGCGGAGGGGCTTTCGGGCATATCACCGATTTTTTAAAAGATGAAATTACGCTTCCCATCCTGCAGAATTCAAAGACCACAGAACTGAAATATCAGCTGAACGGTATTTATCCTTCCAAAGAAAAATCATGCAGGAAGACATTATGGAATCTTATTTTCTTTATCATTAATTATGAATTTACCTTCCTGTTACTGGTGGTTTCCTTAATTGTTACCTATACCTATGCTTATTCGGATTCTATTTTTAAATGGCTGATATTACTTCTGATTCCCGGCCTGTTTGTATTCATAATCACAAAAGTGACCAATGCAGAAGTTTCTGCCAAAGAGAAATGGACCAGCCTGATCTTCAGAGGACTTTTGTTCTTATCATCTTTCGCTCTTCAAATATTGATATTAGTCCACGAATTCACCTTTCTAAGTGATGATCATTTTCCTTTCAAAGGGCTTGATACGGTGAAGAATTTTTTAAAAATTCAGGGATCGGATTACTTTATTTCCCAATGGATCATTTCTGCCATTTTGCAGTCAGTACTTTTCGGGTGGTATATATTTTCAGGATATCATTTATTTAAATTCTATGTTACCGAAGTTTCATCAGCAAAAGTCAATACCGGGAATAAAAACTTTCTGAAATTTAAAATTACAGATTCGGAAATTGTCATCTACGTGGTCAGAATAAAAAAGACTTACCAATGGATGAAGCTGTTGAAAAAGAAACGGATCGATGATCTTCAGAAAGAAATGCTCGGGAAAGATCCGAAGAAATTTATAAGAGAACATTTTAAAACAGATCCTGACAAAAATGTAAAAATTATTGATAAAATAACCATTCCGTTATAA
- a CDS encoding NifU family protein, translating into METNITHEDTVTRVMEALESIRPFLNKDGGDIELIDVKDNQVFVKLLGNCSGCSLNFSTLKLGVENTIKQHAPEIEKVVNVE; encoded by the coding sequence ATGGAAACAAACATAACGCACGAAGATACAGTAACAAGAGTAATGGAAGCTCTGGAAAGCATCAGACCGTTTTTGAATAAAGACGGTGGTGATATTGAGCTTATTGATGTGAAAGATAATCAGGTTTTTGTAAAGCTTTTAGGTAACTGTTCCGGATGTTCACTGAACTTTTCAACCCTGAAGTTAGGCGTTGAAAATACAATCAAACAGCATGCTCCGGAAATCGAAAAAGTAGTGAACGTAGAGTAA
- a CDS encoding efflux RND transporter periplasmic adaptor subunit, with translation MKNIIYTALALSLIIIPASCKEKPETQKAAPMMMPAMETVTLKKSNPKVELKLPGELVPDQETALFAKVQSYVKKINVDIGSYVSAGQVLMVLEAPEIQSQASSAKAKWQAQEAIYAATKSNYDRTYRANETKGAIARDALDQITARKLSDEAQLNAAKSAYREIQDISQYLVIRAPFSGVITERNVDLGAYVGPMGNTPLMVIQNTSRLRLSLSVPEASVPYLTIGDTIAFRISALPEKSFKARISRKSGSLDLKLRSEKIEADFINHSRELKPFMVAESMIPLQNTEATFFIPRSALVESNMGIYIIRKEAGKAKFVSVKKGRILNDTIEVFGDLSEGDQIIKKGNEEIMEGSLIK, from the coding sequence ATGAAAAATATTATATACACCGCCCTTGCATTAAGCCTTATCATAATTCCGGCTTCCTGTAAAGAAAAACCGGAAACTCAGAAAGCAGCTCCTATGATGATGCCCGCAATGGAAACAGTAACACTGAAAAAAAGCAATCCCAAAGTAGAACTTAAACTTCCGGGTGAGCTGGTACCGGACCAGGAAACTGCTTTATTCGCCAAAGTACAGAGCTATGTGAAGAAGATCAATGTTGATATCGGTTCTTACGTCAGTGCCGGACAGGTCCTCATGGTTCTGGAAGCTCCGGAAATACAGTCCCAGGCGTCAAGTGCCAAGGCGAAATGGCAGGCCCAGGAAGCAATATATGCGGCAACAAAATCCAATTACGACAGAACATACAGAGCCAATGAAACGAAAGGAGCCATTGCCAGAGATGCCCTTGATCAGATCACAGCCCGTAAACTTTCTGATGAAGCTCAGCTGAATGCAGCAAAATCTGCCTATCGTGAAATTCAGGATATCAGTCAGTATCTGGTGATCCGTGCTCCTTTCAGTGGAGTGATCACAGAAAGAAATGTAGATCTGGGAGCTTATGTAGGGCCAATGGGTAATACACCGCTGATGGTAATACAAAATACCTCCAGACTCCGTCTCAGCTTATCCGTTCCTGAAGCCAGTGTTCCTTATCTGACCATAGGAGATACTATTGCGTTCCGGATCAGTGCTCTTCCTGAGAAAAGTTTTAAGGCCAGGATCTCCAGAAAATCCGGTTCACTGGATTTAAAACTCAGGTCTGAAAAAATAGAGGCTGATTTCATCAATCATTCCAGGGAATTAAAACCTTTTATGGTAGCTGAATCCATGATTCCTTTACAGAATACGGAAGCTACATTCTTTATACCACGGTCTGCACTGGTGGAAAGCAATATGGGAATTTATATCATCAGAAAAGAGGCCGGAAAGGCAAAATTTGTCTCTGTAAAAAAAGGGCGGATCCTGAATGATACTATTGAAGTTTTCGGTGATCTTTCTGAAGGTGACCAGATCATCAAAAAAGGAAATGAAGAAATTATGGAAGGAAGTTTAATTAAATAA
- a CDS encoding efflux RND transporter permease subunit gives MNLIKFALRRPISVMVLVLGLLFFGIRAAKDVKVDILPEMNLPVVYVAHSFNGYTPQQMEGYFTKMYVNMLLFTNGIKSIESKNTQGLTLMKVNFYEGTNMGEAIAQINALSTRSQVFLPPGAPPPFIIRFDSSSQPVGQLVFRSNTKTNNELQDIANFNARPFLIAIPGLTTAPPFGGSPRTIEINVDPLKLRAHHLSPEQVVEAISRNNITSPSGNVYIGETNYLTPTNNTVKKVEELGDIPLFKGTADNVYIRDVATVKDGADVATGYALIDGKRSVYINIAKASNASTLEVVNKLKESLPKIQRNMPDDVKISYEFDQSVYISNALKSLVIEGILGALLTGLMVMLFLNDRRAALIVIMTIPISIISGVLFLKLFGQSVNIMSLSGLALAIGILVDESTVTIENIHQHFAMGKTRAQAIWDACREIAFPKLLIMLCILAVFAPAFMMSGIPGSLFMPLAMAIGFSMIVSFILSQTFVPVMANWMMKHDPKTCENHKPDRFTRFRDRFTAFLSSLMRKRKLVVSISLAAVVGIGAGLYRITGKDVLPAVNSRQFQVRIKAAEGTRIEVTEIKVKKFLEHLKNKVGKDNIAISSVFIGQHPSTFAVSPIYLYNAGPHEALMQVALKEFKGNSDEFKDELRKYYKEKMPELQISFEPIELTEKILSQGTNTPVEIRISGMMKKMNRMYAEKLLVKLKEIEYMRDQQIPQSMSYPALQINIDRTRAAQLGLDAQDIAKSLVTATASSRYTNKNFWVGGMMGIAYDVQVQTPQNILNSKEELAGLPLSKNSDRPVLGDVATITPAKELGESYNLGTMGYTTVTANIHKTDLEQASKDVKKAIESLGELPKGINIEVAGMAPVLDETLSSLSSGLLIAAAVIFLMLAATFQSFRVSLVILTTVPFVVVGSLALLKLTGSTLNLQSYMGLIMSVGVSIANAVLLISNAETLRKSTGNAPEAGIQAARLRIRPIIMTTLAMAAGMLPMAIGFGEGGDQVSPLGRAVIGGLIFSTFSVLIILPLVFGWMQNNAGTVSPSLDPEDEESIHYSNPNS, from the coding sequence ATGAATCTTATAAAGTTTGCATTACGCAGACCAATATCTGTAATGGTATTGGTATTGGGGCTGCTGTTTTTCGGAATCAGGGCCGCCAAAGATGTGAAGGTGGATATTCTTCCGGAAATGAATCTTCCGGTAGTATATGTAGCCCACTCTTTCAACGGATATACTCCTCAGCAAATGGAAGGCTATTTCACGAAAATGTATGTGAATATGCTTCTCTTTACCAACGGAATAAAAAGCATCGAATCTAAAAACACGCAGGGCCTCACCCTGATGAAAGTGAATTTCTATGAAGGAACCAACATGGGAGAAGCCATTGCCCAGATCAATGCCCTGTCTACCCGTTCACAGGTCTTTTTACCTCCCGGGGCACCACCGCCTTTTATTATCCGCTTCGACTCTTCTTCACAACCCGTGGGACAGCTCGTTTTCCGAAGCAATACAAAGACCAATAACGAACTTCAGGATATTGCCAACTTCAATGCCCGTCCTTTTCTTATTGCAATTCCCGGGCTCACAACAGCTCCGCCATTCGGAGGAAGCCCCCGTACCATAGAAATTAATGTTGACCCTCTCAAGCTAAGGGCACATCATCTGTCTCCGGAACAGGTTGTGGAAGCCATAAGCCGTAACAATATCACCTCTCCTTCAGGAAACGTATACATTGGCGAAACCAATTATCTGACTCCTACCAACAATACGGTAAAAAAGGTTGAAGAGCTTGGCGATATTCCCCTTTTCAAAGGAACGGCAGACAATGTTTACATCCGGGATGTAGCCACGGTAAAAGACGGCGCAGATGTAGCCACCGGATATGCCCTGATAGACGGGAAAAGGTCTGTTTATATCAATATTGCCAAAGCCAGCAATGCTTCCACACTGGAAGTTGTCAATAAGCTGAAGGAATCTCTGCCGAAGATCCAGAGAAATATGCCTGATGATGTAAAGATCTCTTATGAATTTGACCAGTCGGTCTATATTTCAAATGCTTTGAAAAGCTTGGTGATAGAAGGTATTCTTGGTGCTCTTCTTACCGGACTGATGGTAATGCTGTTTTTAAATGACCGCCGTGCAGCGCTGATCGTCATCATGACCATTCCGATATCCATTATTTCCGGAGTACTGTTCCTGAAGTTATTCGGACAGTCGGTCAATATCATGTCTTTATCGGGTCTTGCATTAGCCATCGGAATCCTGGTGGATGAAAGTACAGTAACGATCGAAAATATACACCAGCATTTTGCTATGGGTAAAACCAGAGCTCAGGCCATCTGGGATGCCTGCCGGGAAATTGCATTTCCTAAGCTGCTGATCATGCTGTGCATTCTGGCAGTATTCGCTCCTGCTTTTATGATGAGCGGTATTCCGGGATCATTGTTCATGCCTCTGGCAATGGCAATCGGTTTTTCAATGATCGTATCTTTTATTTTATCTCAAACCTTTGTTCCTGTAATGGCCAACTGGATGATGAAGCATGATCCGAAGACCTGTGAAAATCATAAGCCTGACCGTTTTACCCGTTTCCGGGATCGTTTTACTGCATTTTTATCTTCACTGATGAGAAAAAGAAAGCTTGTTGTAAGCATCAGCCTTGCTGCAGTTGTAGGTATTGGAGCGGGACTTTACCGGATCACAGGAAAAGATGTTCTGCCTGCTGTTAATTCACGTCAGTTTCAGGTGCGTATCAAAGCAGCGGAAGGAACCCGTATAGAGGTAACGGAAATTAAAGTCAAGAAATTTCTGGAGCACCTCAAAAATAAGGTAGGAAAAGATAATATCGCCATTTCTTCCGTATTTATCGGGCAGCATCCTTCTACGTTTGCCGTGAGCCCTATTTATCTGTACAATGCCGGGCCTCATGAAGCTTTGATGCAGGTGGCCCTGAAAGAGTTTAAAGGAAACTCCGATGAGTTTAAAGATGAGCTCCGAAAATATTACAAAGAAAAGATGCCTGAGTTGCAGATCTCTTTCGAGCCTATAGAGCTGACAGAAAAAATTCTGAGCCAGGGAACCAATACTCCCGTGGAAATCCGTATTTCCGGAATGATGAAAAAAATGAACCGGATGTATGCAGAAAAACTCCTGGTAAAACTGAAAGAAATAGAATATATGCGTGATCAGCAGATTCCCCAATCAATGAGCTACCCTGCCCTGCAGATCAATATCGACAGAACACGGGCGGCCCAGTTGGGTCTGGATGCACAGGATATTGCAAAATCACTGGTAACAGCCACCGCTTCCAGCCGGTATACGAATAAAAATTTCTGGGTAGGAGGAATGATGGGGATCGCTTATGATGTACAGGTGCAGACTCCACAGAATATTCTGAACAGTAAAGAAGAGTTGGCCGGCCTTCCATTATCGAAAAATTCAGACAGGCCTGTTTTGGGAGATGTGGCAACGATTACTCCTGCAAAAGAATTAGGGGAAAGCTACAACCTGGGAACAATGGGGTATACAACTGTAACAGCCAATATTCATAAAACAGACCTGGAACAGGCTTCCAAAGATGTAAAAAAAGCAATTGAATCACTGGGGGAATTGCCCAAAGGAATCAATATTGAAGTAGCCGGGATGGCTCCTGTCCTGGATGAAACCCTGAGCAGCCTTTCTTCGGGATTATTAATTGCCGCTGCCGTTATTTTTCTGATGCTGGCGGCCACTTTCCAGTCTTTCCGTGTTTCACTGGTTATCCTGACAACAGTTCCGTTTGTGGTTGTAGGGTCTTTAGCTTTATTGAAGTTAACCGGTTCTACTCTTAATCTCCAATCATATATGGGGCTGATCATGTCTGTGGGGGTCTCCATTGCTAATGCCGTTTTACTGATCAGTAATGCAGAAACGCTTAGAAAATCAACAGGGAACGCTCCGGAAGCAGGTATTCAAGCGGCCAGACTGCGTATCCGTCCTATCATTATGACCACATTGGCAATGGCAGCCGGAATGCTTCCTATGGCCATAGGTTTCGGAGAAGGTGGTGATCAGGTATCTCCACTGGGCCGTGCCGTGATCGGAGGACTTATTTTTTCTACATTCTCCGTACTGATCATTCTTCCTCTTGTTTTTGGATGGATGCAGAACAATGCCGGCACCGTTTCACCTTCATTAGATCCTGAAGATGAAGAAAGTATTCATTATTCTAATCCCAACTCTTAA